The proteins below are encoded in one region of Sulfolobus sp. A20:
- a CDS encoding ATP-NAD kinase family protein: MQRIGFLVNPYAGSGGRIGNKGSDDLHVENPEIRDRVLRFLKNAPFEAEYIIPKFKMGELYFKKSNLTFKYSTIDVGDSAITTRNDTILSVREFIRNNVDIIVFVGGDGTARDVYEGLKGNEKIPILGIPAGVKMHSGVFASTPEAGALLLSKFLKGEAKIVEGEILDVDEEEYRKGRYVVKLYYITLTVASDNLLAPSKDEISYEEAELEEIADYVIENLKNDIFYILGPGSTVKYIEKKLGIYNTNFLSVDIVKNKQLIKSNANYFDLLDLTGELKIILTPIGKQGFILGRGNQEIGPKLLQKINKTDIIIISPLKKVYTIDCLRIDTGDKFIDEKLSGIYNIIVGYNKFYAIKTCY, from the coding sequence ATGCAAAGAATCGGGTTCTTGGTAAACCCCTACGCGGGTTCAGGTGGAAGAATAGGAAATAAGGGAAGCGATGATCTGCATGTAGAAAACCCTGAGATAAGAGATAGGGTACTAAGATTTTTAAAGAATGCACCATTTGAAGCTGAGTATATTATTCCAAAATTTAAAATGGGAGAGTTATATTTTAAAAAAAGCAACCTAACATTTAAATACTCAACAATTGACGTAGGCGACTCAGCGATAACTACTAGAAATGATACGATACTATCAGTGAGAGAGTTCATCAGAAATAATGTGGATATTATAGTTTTCGTAGGAGGAGACGGTACAGCTAGAGACGTATATGAAGGACTTAAAGGTAATGAGAAGATTCCTATTTTAGGAATTCCAGCTGGAGTAAAAATGCATAGTGGCGTCTTTGCCTCGACACCAGAAGCTGGAGCATTACTGCTGTCTAAATTCCTTAAAGGTGAGGCGAAAATCGTAGAGGGGGAAATTCTTGATGTGGATGAGGAGGAATATAGAAAAGGAAGATATGTAGTAAAACTATACTATATAACATTAACTGTAGCTAGCGATAATTTATTAGCTCCTAGTAAAGATGAGATAAGCTATGAGGAAGCCGAACTCGAAGAAATAGCTGATTATGTGATAGAAAACTTGAAAAATGACATATTTTACATTTTAGGTCCAGGAAGTACTGTTAAGTATATAGAAAAAAAGCTAGGGATTTATAATACCAATTTTCTTAGTGTGGACATTGTTAAAAACAAACAACTAATAAAGAGTAATGCAAATTATTTCGATTTATTAGATTTAACCGGGGAGTTAAAGATTATTTTAACACCTATAGGTAAACAAGGATTTATATTAGGGAGAGGTAATCAAGAAATTGGTCCTAAACTTCTTCAGAAAATAAACAAAACCGATATAATTATAATATCTCCTTTGAAAAAAGTATATACCATTGATTGTTTAAGAATTGATACTGGCGATAAATTTATAGATGAAAAACTTTCTGGAATATATAATATTATAGTTGGATATAATAAATTCTATGCAATAAAAACTTGTTACTAA
- a CDS encoding DUF4443 domain-containing protein yields MDIQMILTKLIEAKQGNKPKFDEGHIIMALLQIKQMQPVGRIILMKNLGLTEASMKTMLKRLRELELIHTDPVGGNTLTEKGERLVSCIQNNSMIKESELKSLNWKSYMIVLHEGSKLLNNFSVLYLRDEMIRLGADKALICIIARDGKIEIPPKTDEMSLKGLIEEIRENCNDCREGDLITFITPNDQHLAFLILAQLIQKLEICKESGSW; encoded by the coding sequence ATGGATATCCAGATGATCTTAACGAAACTCATAGAAGCTAAACAAGGAAATAAGCCAAAATTCGATGAAGGACATATTATAATGGCACTCCTGCAAATTAAACAAATGCAGCCAGTAGGGAGAATAATATTAATGAAAAACTTAGGTCTGACTGAAGCTTCAATGAAAACAATGTTAAAAAGACTTAGAGAGTTAGAGTTAATCCACACGGATCCTGTAGGGGGAAATACACTTACCGAAAAAGGAGAAAGATTAGTGTCTTGCATTCAAAATAATTCAATGATAAAGGAGTCTGAACTAAAATCCTTGAATTGGAAATCTTACATGATAGTCTTACATGAAGGATCAAAGCTTCTCAATAACTTCTCAGTGCTCTATCTTAGAGATGAGATGATAAGACTAGGTGCAGATAAAGCACTTATATGTATTATTGCTCGAGATGGAAAAATAGAGATACCACCTAAGACCGATGAAATGTCACTCAAGGGGTTAATAGAAGAGATAAGGGAAAATTGTAACGATTGTAGAGAAGGAGACTTGATAACTTTTATTACACCTAATGATCAACATTTAGCATTTTTAATCTTAGCTCAACTAATTCAAAAGTTAGAGATATGCAAAGAATCGGGTTCTTGGTAA
- the argF gene encoding ornithine carbamoyltransferase, translating into MFKGRSLLCLLDFEAHEIEKMLDVSFMMKNFVYSSSVPKSLEGKKVALLFEKPSTRTRVSSELAISMLGGIPIVLNKQDIQLSRGEPVEDTARVLGKMVNGIGARVLKHETLIKLKEFSKVPIFNLLSDLSHPLQALADIMTIREKFGKGYVKIAFVGDGGDNVLLSLMSAVAKLGLELHVASPKELRPREDYYKLIEEISEITGAIIEFHEDPYEAVRGAHVVYTDVWVSMGQEEIAERKKKLLGNYKVTSDLMKYTARDSIFMHCLPANRGEEVDQDVIDGPRSVVWDQAENRLYTAMSVFSLFI; encoded by the coding sequence ATGTTCAAAGGTAGAAGTTTGTTATGCCTATTGGATTTCGAAGCTCATGAGATAGAGAAGATGTTAGATGTCTCTTTTATGATGAAAAACTTCGTTTACTCGAGTAGTGTACCTAAGTCTTTAGAGGGGAAGAAAGTTGCGTTACTCTTTGAAAAACCCAGTACTAGGACTAGGGTCAGCAGCGAATTAGCAATATCGATGCTAGGTGGTATACCAATAGTTCTCAATAAGCAGGATATACAACTATCTAGAGGGGAACCAGTAGAAGATACTGCTAGGGTTTTAGGCAAGATGGTTAATGGGATAGGTGCTAGGGTTTTAAAACATGAAACTCTAATAAAGCTTAAAGAGTTTTCTAAAGTACCAATATTCAATTTATTGAGTGATTTATCTCATCCTTTGCAAGCATTAGCTGATATTATGACTATAAGGGAGAAATTCGGTAAAGGCTACGTTAAGATAGCTTTTGTAGGTGATGGCGGAGATAATGTATTATTAAGTTTAATGTCAGCAGTAGCTAAACTTGGGTTAGAGTTACATGTGGCAAGCCCTAAGGAGTTAAGACCTAGAGAAGACTATTATAAATTGATAGAGGAGATAAGTGAGATAACTGGTGCTATAATTGAATTTCATGAAGATCCTTATGAAGCAGTAAGAGGTGCACACGTAGTTTATACTGACGTTTGGGTCAGCATGGGTCAAGAGGAAATAGCTGAAAGAAAGAAGAAATTATTAGGCAACTACAAGGTTACTTCAGACTTAATGAAATACACTGCTAGGGACTCAATATTTATGCATTGCTTACCGGCCAATAGGGGCGAGGAAGTAGATCAAGATGTAATAGATGGCCCAAGGAGTGTAGTCTGGGATCAAGCTGAGAATAGATTATATACTGCCATGTCAGTATTTTCCCTATTTATTTAA
- a CDS encoding Nre family DNA repair protein, which translates to MRAIPAELCVKCKGHKYLCGLPYCPLMERFRSIVNSLQKVKINQESKLVDGSTPPSAIVGERGYPKVTLILNLPPSIHGEEARNYENPLNWWGKVSLGEIIKLRSSLISAMLKTDASKALDLYNTEIPLTVISENPVDSEAKLKKLEAKLKFDGRVLPRGPGGPAEEFKVTDNPKIPAKLDKLIFDDVKAQEAIYELYKHNIDYYKIINALSFGLLGQRKRRKLVPTRWAITAVDSMIGKELQEKISEYNELNQVEVYYSSYLGNYFHIILYPSKYTSTWIEIWHPLSLWSTELLVSELSENYWGEYDYMDGGYLAARLGVLEYLEKIKRQAGIIIIREITSEYYAPVGNWHIRETVRRAMENRLGKFESTLEAILFVNNRLKAKIDLLELNSIRKILKQRKIDEFFK; encoded by the coding sequence TTGCGCGCAATACCGGCGGAATTATGCGTGAAATGTAAAGGCCACAAATATCTTTGTGGCTTACCATATTGCCCGTTAATGGAACGATTTAGAAGTATAGTTAATAGTTTACAAAAAGTAAAAATCAATCAAGAGTCCAAGCTAGTTGATGGGTCTACTCCGCCTAGTGCAATAGTAGGAGAAAGGGGATATCCTAAGGTTACACTTATTCTAAATCTGCCTCCTTCTATACATGGGGAAGAAGCTAGAAATTATGAAAATCCGTTAAATTGGTGGGGTAAGGTGAGTTTAGGAGAGATAATAAAACTTAGGTCCTCTCTCATATCTGCTATGCTTAAAACTGACGCTAGCAAAGCATTAGACCTATACAACACTGAAATACCACTCACAGTAATATCTGAAAACCCAGTAGACTCTGAAGCTAAGTTAAAAAAACTGGAAGCTAAGTTAAAATTTGATGGCAGAGTTCTTCCAAGGGGTCCAGGTGGACCCGCTGAAGAGTTTAAAGTAACTGATAATCCCAAAATTCCAGCTAAATTGGACAAATTAATCTTTGATGATGTAAAAGCTCAAGAGGCTATTTATGAATTATATAAACATAACATAGATTATTATAAAATAATTAACGCATTGTCCTTTGGTCTCCTCGGACAAAGAAAAAGGAGAAAATTGGTTCCAACGAGATGGGCTATAACTGCAGTTGATAGTATGATAGGGAAGGAGTTACAAGAAAAAATTAGTGAATATAATGAATTAAACCAAGTAGAAGTATATTATTCTTCGTATTTAGGGAACTACTTTCATATCATCTTGTACCCATCGAAATATACGTCTACATGGATCGAAATTTGGCATCCATTAAGTCTTTGGTCTACTGAATTATTGGTGTCTGAACTATCTGAAAATTATTGGGGAGAGTATGATTATATGGATGGAGGATATTTAGCTGCTAGATTAGGTGTGTTAGAGTATTTAGAGAAAATTAAGAGGCAAGCTGGGATAATAATTATTAGGGAGATAACTAGCGAGTATTATGCACCAGTAGGAAATTGGCACATAAGGGAAACAGTTAGAAGAGCTATGGAAAATAGATTGGGAAAATTTGAAAGTACATTAGAAGCTATACTTTTCGTAAACAATAGGCTTAAAGCTAAAATTGATTTACTTGAGTTAAATAGTATTAGGAAGATCTTAAAACAAAGAAAAATTGACGAGTTCTTTAAATAA
- a CDS encoding PHP domain-containing protein, whose protein sequence is MFFDFHVHSFYSDGKSSPKDLIRYAKKLNIYIALTDHDTSRGLESVKEEKVIPGQEVTTQYGHVVILCSFIPSPPSVITELLEYARENSCVVFPSHPFDIFRKGIGENVYRYRFNLIEVYNSKAPSFANNKAKEVSEQLGLPGLANSDAHVMRAIGSAYNELYDITEFNTDEILDNLLKGKIRNIIRGLSFRAKLSIAEWYIQRKLGFARNTGGIMREM, encoded by the coding sequence ATGTTTTTTGATTTTCATGTACATTCTTTTTATAGTGATGGAAAGAGTTCTCCTAAGGATCTAATAAGATATGCTAAAAAATTGAACATTTATATCGCTCTCACTGACCATGATACTTCACGAGGTTTGGAAAGTGTGAAAGAAGAGAAGGTAATACCAGGACAAGAGGTTACTACACAATATGGACATGTAGTGATACTATGTAGTTTCATACCCTCCCCACCCAGTGTAATAACAGAGTTATTAGAATATGCTAGGGAAAACTCTTGTGTAGTTTTCCCATCTCATCCATTTGATATATTCAGAAAAGGTATAGGAGAAAACGTATATAGATATAGATTTAATCTAATAGAAGTATATAATTCAAAGGCACCTAGTTTCGCTAATAATAAGGCAAAAGAAGTATCAGAACAATTAGGATTACCGGGTTTAGCAAATAGTGATGCACATGTAATGAGAGCAATAGGTTCAGCATATAATGAACTCTATGATATAACAGAATTTAATACGGATGAAATTCTGGATAACCTACTGAAAGGTAAAATTAGAAATATTATTAGAGGATTATCATTTAGAGCTAAATTATCTATTGCAGAATGGTATATTCAGAGGAAGTTAGGATTTGCGCGCAATACCGGCGGAATTATGCGTGAAATGTAA
- the asd gene encoding aspartate-semialdehyde dehydrogenase: protein MVDKIRVSLLGSTGMVGQKMVRMLANHPYIELVKVSASPSKIGKKYREAVKWIEPDEIPEKVADLPMVSTDIEDHKDVDVVLSALPNELAEDVELKLVKEGKIVVSNASPFRMDPDVPLINPEINWDHLELLKRQKLNKNWKGLLIKNPNCTAAILSMPLKPLERLVKAKGIYVTTLQAVSGAGYSGLPFMAIEGNVIPWIKGEEDKIPREINKMLGKLINNSISQAGLQIYATTTRVPVKIGHMGVINIVTEGKVNEEEIKKSLREFRSLPQEKNLPTAPKVPIMVLDEEDRPQPMRDLQYYNGMSVAVGRVRAEEGLLRLIVLGDNLVRGAAGITILTLEVMKELGYV, encoded by the coding sequence GTGGTTGACAAAATACGAGTTTCATTATTAGGCTCCACCGGAATGGTAGGACAAAAAATGGTAAGAATGTTAGCAAATCACCCCTACATTGAGTTGGTAAAAGTTAGTGCATCACCATCTAAAATTGGTAAGAAGTATAGAGAAGCGGTGAAGTGGATAGAGCCTGACGAAATACCGGAAAAAGTAGCTGACTTGCCTATGGTATCCACTGATATTGAAGATCATAAGGACGTTGATGTAGTACTCTCAGCATTACCTAATGAGCTTGCTGAGGATGTTGAATTAAAACTAGTTAAAGAAGGCAAAATTGTAGTTTCTAATGCTTCTCCGTTCAGAATGGACCCCGATGTACCATTAATAAATCCTGAAATCAACTGGGATCACTTAGAATTGCTTAAAAGGCAAAAACTAAATAAAAATTGGAAAGGATTATTAATTAAGAACCCGAATTGTACGGCAGCTATTCTTTCAATGCCTTTGAAACCACTAGAGAGATTAGTTAAAGCTAAAGGTATTTATGTAACCACTCTACAAGCTGTAAGTGGAGCTGGATACAGTGGCTTACCGTTCATGGCAATTGAAGGAAACGTTATACCGTGGATAAAAGGAGAAGAAGATAAGATACCGAGAGAAATCAACAAGATGCTAGGTAAACTAATCAATAATAGCATCAGCCAAGCTGGCCTACAGATTTATGCTACTACCACAAGGGTTCCAGTAAAAATAGGGCATATGGGCGTAATAAATATAGTAACTGAAGGGAAGGTAAATGAGGAAGAAATTAAGAAGAGCTTAAGAGAATTCAGATCCCTACCTCAAGAGAAGAACCTGCCTACAGCACCTAAAGTTCCAATAATGGTTCTAGATGAAGAAGATAGGCCACAGCCAATGAGAGATTTACAGTATTATAATGGTATGTCAGTAGCTGTAGGTAGAGTAAGAGCAGAGGAAGGATTATTACGCTTAATTGTCTTAGGAGACAATCTCGTAAGAGGGGCTGCTGGAATCACGATCTTAACTTTAGAGGTAATGAAAGAATTAGGTTATGTATAA
- a CDS encoding aspartate kinase, whose product MDLIVKIGGSIQKDENDYKLIVDKIRELHKKYNRIVVVTSAIKNVTNELLNITVNTEISGDIVTEIYERHVKLLSKFTDGKEFENAFKGLSKLSDELFRIAWSIRVLDEVTPRVRDYVLSFGERMATILLSSILRSNGIEAEGIPYPILITDSNYGEANVIEDLSRKETLNVISNVKSNVIVIPGFIGKTIDGRYTTLGRGGSDYTATLFGKLLGMNEVRLITEVPGIMTGDPKKFPNAKTIPRLSLEEAIELSQLGAKRLHPRTFDPLFDTSIKVFVESLYEDGFTIIDGKCDSNDGLKGISLLDNLKLITVESTKIVGKIGSAAKITTEAKETGVNIISISQPASETTIQLAVDSTSASRLLNRLEELKGSLVKNVEVKDIDVVGIIGCGIRKKEISTKVLSIAAKYDPLSISRGISNVSLTFIVNKGEGDRLSKELHEVIVSG is encoded by the coding sequence ATGGATTTAATAGTTAAAATAGGAGGTTCAATTCAAAAAGATGAAAATGATTATAAATTAATAGTAGATAAAATAAGGGAACTACATAAGAAGTATAATAGAATAGTAGTTGTGACATCAGCGATAAAAAATGTAACGAATGAATTATTGAATATTACAGTAAACACTGAGATTTCTGGAGATATTGTAACTGAAATCTATGAAAGGCATGTAAAATTACTATCCAAATTTACGGATGGTAAAGAATTCGAGAACGCATTTAAAGGTTTATCAAAATTAAGTGACGAATTATTTAGAATAGCCTGGTCTATAAGAGTATTGGACGAAGTAACTCCTAGAGTAAGAGACTATGTCTTGTCGTTTGGAGAGAGAATGGCTACGATATTACTCTCTTCTATATTAAGAAGCAATGGGATAGAGGCTGAAGGTATACCCTATCCAATTCTAATAACTGATAGTAACTACGGAGAGGCGAACGTAATAGAAGATCTATCTAGGAAAGAGACATTAAATGTGATAAGTAACGTGAAATCAAATGTTATCGTGATCCCAGGATTTATAGGCAAAACTATTGATGGAAGGTATACAACATTAGGTAGAGGTGGAAGTGACTATACGGCAACCCTGTTTGGTAAATTACTAGGTATGAATGAAGTTAGGCTGATAACTGAGGTACCGGGTATAATGACCGGAGATCCTAAAAAATTCCCTAATGCGAAAACAATTCCTAGATTATCGTTAGAAGAAGCTATAGAACTATCACAATTGGGAGCTAAGAGGCTACATCCTAGAACTTTTGACCCATTGTTTGACACTAGCATAAAAGTTTTCGTAGAATCTTTATATGAAGACGGATTTACGATAATTGACGGAAAATGTGACAGCAATGATGGACTAAAAGGGATTTCGTTATTAGATAATTTAAAGTTAATAACTGTTGAGAGCACTAAAATTGTAGGTAAAATCGGTTCAGCTGCTAAGATAACTACTGAGGCAAAGGAAACTGGAGTCAATATAATATCTATTTCTCAACCCGCAAGTGAAACGACAATTCAGTTAGCAGTAGACTCAACATCAGCCAGTAGATTATTAAATAGGTTAGAGGAATTAAAGGGTTCACTAGTAAAGAACGTCGAAGTTAAAGACATTGATGTAGTAGGAATAATAGGGTGTGGAATAAGAAAGAAGGAGATTTCGACTAAAGTATTATCCATAGCAGCTAAATACGATCCCTTGTCAATTTCAAGAGGTATATCTAATGTTAGTTTAACCTTTATAGTTAATAAGGGAGAAGGAGATAGATTATCAAAGGAGTTACATGAGGTGATAGTAAGTGGTTGA
- the thrC gene encoding threonine synthase: MKCLNCGYESEIDQNQILCPKCGGLLEIIVEPPRDFSFKNLQGKGVWRYKDLIPGEYKTLVSINEGGTPLIQSTNINRNLYFKFEGLNPTGSFKDRGMTVAVSSAVSLNYRTVIAASTGNTAASAAAYASRAGIKSFIVLPKGKVAIGKLAQSILYGAIILEVDGSFDVAMEAVMRLYRDLRIVYPLNSFNPWRLEGQKTIAFEIVEEIGVPENVIVPVGNAGNIYAIWKGFNELLKTGEIDKVPRMIGVQAEGASPIASAIIKGKDEPEFTDNPDTLATAIRIGKPVNWKKAFKAIKSSNGSAIIVSDSEILESQKDLARKEGIGAEPASSAALAGYYKALNEGIVNKDEKTVLILTGHSLKDPDSMAKAPSKRILVNPYYIEKIITGEINGFNS, from the coding sequence ATGAAGTGTTTAAATTGTGGATATGAGAGTGAGATAGACCAAAATCAAATACTATGCCCCAAATGTGGTGGATTACTAGAAATAATAGTAGAGCCACCAAGAGACTTTTCATTTAAGAATCTGCAAGGTAAGGGAGTTTGGAGGTATAAAGATCTAATACCGGGAGAATATAAGACTTTAGTGAGCATAAATGAGGGTGGAACTCCATTAATACAATCAACTAACATAAATCGCAATTTATACTTTAAATTTGAAGGATTAAACCCAACAGGTAGCTTTAAAGACAGAGGAATGACAGTAGCGGTGAGCTCTGCAGTAAGTTTAAACTATAGAACTGTAATAGCAGCGTCTACTGGAAATACTGCAGCCTCAGCAGCAGCCTATGCATCAAGGGCAGGAATAAAGAGTTTTATAGTTTTGCCAAAGGGTAAGGTAGCCATAGGTAAGCTAGCCCAATCAATATTATATGGTGCTATAATACTAGAAGTTGATGGGAGTTTTGACGTAGCTATGGAAGCTGTAATGAGACTGTATAGAGATTTAAGAATAGTATATCCCTTGAACTCCTTTAATCCGTGGAGGCTTGAAGGACAAAAAACAATAGCTTTTGAAATCGTGGAGGAAATAGGAGTACCGGAAAACGTCATAGTTCCTGTTGGCAACGCTGGAAATATTTACGCAATTTGGAAGGGATTTAATGAATTGTTAAAAACTGGTGAAATTGATAAGGTGCCTAGAATGATTGGAGTTCAAGCTGAAGGAGCATCACCCATAGCTAGTGCCATAATTAAAGGCAAAGATGAGCCAGAATTCACGGATAATCCAGACACATTAGCTACTGCTATAAGAATAGGTAAGCCAGTAAATTGGAAGAAGGCTTTTAAGGCGATAAAAAGTTCTAATGGAAGTGCGATCATAGTGTCTGACTCTGAGATTTTAGAGTCACAAAAAGATCTAGCTAGAAAGGAAGGAATAGGAGCCGAGCCTGCTTCATCAGCTGCATTAGCAGGCTATTATAAAGCCTTAAATGAGGGTATAGTGAATAAAGATGAGAAAACTGTTTTAATTTTAACCGGTCATTCACTTAAAGATCCGGATAGTATGGCTAAGGCACCTAGTAAGAGGATCCTTGTTAATCCGTACTACATAGAAAAAATTATCACTGGTGAAATAAATGGATTTAATAGTTAA
- a CDS encoding UbiD family decarboxylase, with amino-acid sequence MPFRDLREYIEFMKKRNKLIEINDEVSVDLEIAEITRQATYKHLPPLLFKKIKGYENWKVISNIFYSIESFYEIFNTKNLELISENFLSNFSNIPVTFLDKIKSLKDVLGLGKIMPKAKSPAFKEDSSLNLLKIPAIKTWPKDAGRYLTFSITITKDPEKDIHNLSVYRIQILNENEAIIHWQAFKRGSITAKRYLEKGISKVPVAIVTGVDPVVAFTAASPVPPGLDKYMFAGILRGEGVDVTEVDNQLLVPSYSEVVLVGYADLEDLRLEGPFGDHMGYYTPPDYYPKFKLEKVYIRDNPIFHVTSVGKPPLEDAWIGKAVERIFLPFAKMIVPELVDMNLPEYGLFTGIGIFSIRKYYPGQAKRAMMALWGIGQLSLLKIIVIVDSDVNVHDINQVLYAISANVDPKRDIMLVDNVLTDSLDPSVPYPPLGSKLGIDATRKFKEEMGKEWPEELKSDENVAKKAEQILNNFIKLYQSS; translated from the coding sequence ATGCCTTTTAGGGATTTAAGAGAGTATATAGAATTTATGAAAAAAAGAAATAAATTAATTGAAATTAATGATGAAGTAAGTGTAGATTTGGAAATAGCAGAAATTACAAGACAAGCAACATATAAACATTTGCCTCCTCTTCTCTTCAAAAAGATAAAGGGTTATGAGAATTGGAAGGTAATTTCTAATATATTTTATTCAATTGAAAGTTTCTATGAAATCTTTAATACTAAGAATTTGGAATTAATTTCAGAAAACTTTTTGTCAAACTTTTCTAATATCCCTGTCACTTTTTTAGATAAGATAAAGTCTCTGAAAGACGTTCTTGGATTAGGAAAAATTATGCCCAAAGCTAAATCGCCGGCTTTTAAAGAGGATAGTAGCTTAAATTTACTAAAGATCCCTGCGATTAAAACTTGGCCTAAAGATGCTGGAAGGTATCTAACGTTTTCAATTACGATAACTAAGGATCCAGAAAAGGATATACATAACTTAAGTGTATATAGAATTCAAATACTAAATGAAAATGAAGCTATAATTCATTGGCAAGCCTTTAAGAGGGGATCAATAACAGCTAAGAGATATTTAGAAAAAGGAATATCTAAAGTACCAGTTGCGATAGTTACTGGAGTAGATCCAGTAGTAGCATTTACCGCAGCTTCTCCGGTTCCGCCGGGTTTAGACAAATATATGTTTGCTGGCATTCTTAGGGGTGAAGGTGTTGATGTGACTGAGGTAGACAACCAACTTTTAGTGCCTAGTTATTCTGAAGTAGTTTTAGTAGGTTATGCCGATCTTGAAGACCTTAGGCTTGAAGGACCTTTTGGAGATCATATGGGATATTATACACCTCCGGATTACTATCCTAAATTTAAATTGGAAAAGGTATATATCAGAGACAATCCTATCTTTCATGTAACCTCAGTAGGAAAACCTCCACTAGAGGATGCGTGGATAGGGAAGGCAGTAGAAAGGATTTTCTTACCTTTTGCTAAAATGATCGTTCCGGAACTAGTTGATATGAATTTGCCAGAGTACGGATTATTTACTGGAATAGGTATATTCTCTATAAGGAAATATTACCCGGGACAAGCAAAGAGGGCCATGATGGCACTCTGGGGAATAGGCCAACTGAGTTTATTAAAAATCATAGTAATCGTAGATAGTGACGTTAATGTTCATGACATTAATCAAGTATTATACGCAATATCAGCTAATGTAGACCCAAAACGTGATATTATGTTAGTTGATAATGTGTTAACAGATTCGTTAGATCCTAGTGTACCATACCCTCCTCTAGGTAGTAAACTAGGTATAGACGCTACTCGTAAATTCAAGGAAGAGATGGGTAAGGAATGGCCTGAGGAGTTAAAGTCAGATGAAAATGTAGCTAAAAAGGCTGAGCAAATCTTAAACAATTTCATAAAGTTATATCAATCCTCCTAA
- the cdvB1/B2 gene encoding cell division protein CdvB1/B2: MASSKVEDFVKNWGGKQEPSIGERIKNAFKPQQPLRYRLVMANYRLRTMVSRLDVYISRLQERDRMLFEKVVEAQMSKDTARAAMYANEIAEIRKISKQLITTQIALEQVQLRLETITELGDVFNSLIPVLGVIRELRNAMRGVMPEISLELAELEEGLQEVVIEAGDFTGAPVNYAASSPEARKILEEASVVAEQRMKEKFPELPSFVTSTQKTAGTEQK; encoded by the coding sequence ATGGCCTCGAGTAAAGTAGAAGATTTCGTTAAAAACTGGGGTGGAAAACAAGAGCCAAGCATAGGGGAGAGGATAAAGAACGCATTCAAGCCTCAGCAGCCTTTAAGGTACAGGTTAGTGATGGCAAACTATAGGCTAAGGACTATGGTAAGTCGTCTTGACGTTTACATATCTAGATTACAAGAAAGAGATAGGATGTTATTTGAAAAAGTCGTAGAAGCTCAAATGTCTAAGGATACAGCCAGAGCTGCAATGTACGCTAATGAGATAGCTGAGATTAGGAAGATATCCAAACAGCTAATAACTACGCAAATAGCACTAGAGCAAGTCCAATTAAGGTTAGAGACTATAACTGAATTAGGTGATGTATTCAATAGCTTAATTCCGGTATTGGGAGTGATAAGAGAATTGAGAAATGCTATGAGGGGAGTTATGCCAGAGATAAGTTTAGAGCTAGCTGAGTTAGAAGAGGGATTACAAGAGGTCGTAATTGAAGCAGGAGACTTCACCGGTGCTCCAGTCAATTATGCAGCCTCAAGTCCTGAGGCTAGAAAGATATTAGAGGAGGCTTCAGTAGTAGCAGAACAAAGGATGAAAGAGAAGTTCCCAGAGTTACCAAGTTTCGTAACATCCACTCAGAAGACTGCCGGTACGGAACAGAAATAA